The following coding sequences are from one Nicotiana tabacum cultivar K326 chromosome 1, ASM71507v2, whole genome shotgun sequence window:
- the LOC107810453 gene encoding vascular-related unknown protein 4-like, which yields MDNYSACNKGFSYSTNYSEENPEESSWTFYLQDFMSNNNEQITSSYSGFENNSLFSDAASLASYEFTNNRNSAIDINENNKNFGSKKRKMKRTAAVDDDLEDTASSPVNSPKVSYMDQLCISQKGKSTASIFEGKGNTSGQMMTSGLNVSTKENDCTELKKKGLCLVPVSMFTKYMD from the exons ATGGATAATTATTCTGCATGTAATAAGGGGTTTTCTTATAGTACAAATTACTCAGAAGAAAATCCAGAGGAGAGTAGTTGGACATTTTATTTACAAGATTTCATGTCCAACAATAATGAACAAATTACTTCTTCATATTCTGGCTTTGAAAATAATTCCCTTTTTTCTGATGCTGCTTCTTTAGCATCTTATGAATTTACCAATAATAGAAATAGTGCTATAGatattaatgaaaataataagaattTTGGTTCCAAAAAGAGAAAGATGAAAAGAACAGCAGCAGTAGATGATGATCTTGAAGATACTGCTAGTTCACCTGTCAATAGCCCCAAG GTGTCTTACATGGACCAATTGTGCATTAGTCAGAAAGGGAAGAGCACTGCCAGTATTTTTGAG GGAAAGGGAAATACATCTGGCCAGATGATGACTAGTGGATTAAATGTTTCTACAAAGGAAAATGACTGTACAGAACTGAAGAAAAAAGGATTATGTTTAGTACCTGTATCCATGTTCACAAAGTACATGGATTAG